Proteins from one Prevotella sp. E2-28 genomic window:
- the tsaA gene encoding tRNA (N6-threonylcarbamoyladenosine(37)-N6)-methyltransferase TrmO, whose product MNITPIAYFHSPLTSKFGIPRQSGVADELVGTIVLEPEFRREEAVRGLEAFDYLWLIWEFSANPHEQLGLTVRPPRLGGNERIGVFASRSPFRPNRLGLSCVRIEKVEIGADGPVIHVKGADLMDGTPIYDIKPYVAYADSHPEARSGFVDKTEWKPLQVVIPQEISCLFSEEELTGLKQVLSQDPRPRYHDDAERVYGMPFAGRDVRFRVGDGVVTIVEANRI is encoded by the coding sequence ATGAACATCACACCGATAGCATATTTTCACTCGCCGCTGACATCGAAGTTCGGCATTCCGCGACAGAGCGGGGTGGCGGATGAACTGGTGGGGACCATCGTCTTAGAACCAGAATTCAGACGCGAGGAGGCCGTGCGCGGTCTTGAGGCGTTTGATTACTTGTGGCTCATCTGGGAATTCTCTGCTAATCCGCATGAGCAGCTGGGCTTAACCGTTCGTCCGCCCCGACTTGGGGGCAACGAGCGAATTGGCGTCTTTGCCTCGCGCTCTCCGTTCCGCCCTAATCGTTTGGGGCTCTCGTGCGTACGTATAGAAAAGGTGGAGATAGGTGCTGACGGACCAGTGATTCATGTAAAGGGTGCCGACCTGATGGATGGAACGCCTATCTATGACATCAAACCTTACGTGGCTTATGCCGATAGTCATCCTGAGGCACGAAGCGGATTTGTGGATAAGACGGAGTGGAAGCCCCTGCAGGTAGTTATTCCGCAGGAAATAAGCTGTCTTTTTTCAGAAGAGGAACTGACAGGCCTGAAGCAAGTTCTCTCACAAGACCCACGTCCCCGCTATCATGATGATGCTGAGCGCGTGTACGGTATGCCGTTTGCAGGTCGTGATGTGCGCTTCCGTGTAGGCGATGGCGTGGTGACCATCGTCGAGGCTAATCGAATCTGA
- a CDS encoding DUF4230 domain-containing protein has protein sequence MDQHNKKLLFTCGGFAAIVLVFIFIVGLIGLFFIDKISDRLPGMQSEDTSEVIMTPSQIESIRRIGQWEFMSINDEELVDTIRKGFFSDDHLVRIYYGTLRLGIDLSDFDAQRISKHEDSLAVQLPAVTLLDDHFIDEARTKSFHESGSWSNKDRQALYERARHKMKARCITPATLEGTQKLAETQIRRLLMNMGFEKVSIRFD, from the coding sequence ATGGATCAGCATAACAAAAAACTACTCTTCACCTGCGGTGGCTTTGCTGCCATCGTGCTCGTTTTCATCTTTATCGTCGGCCTCATCGGTCTTTTCTTCATCGATAAGATATCCGACCGGTTGCCTGGTATGCAGTCAGAAGACACCTCCGAGGTTATCATGACGCCCTCGCAGATAGAGAGCATACGCCGCATAGGCCAGTGGGAGTTTATGAGCATTAACGACGAGGAGCTGGTAGATACGATTCGCAAGGGATTCTTCTCTGACGACCACCTGGTGCGCATCTATTACGGCACGCTGCGTTTGGGAATAGACCTGAGCGACTTTGACGCCCAGCGTATCTCAAAGCATGAGGATTCACTGGCAGTACAACTGCCTGCCGTCACCCTGCTTGACGACCATTTCATTGACGAAGCCCGCACGAAGTCATTCCATGAGTCGGGCTCTTGGTCAAACAAAGACCGACAGGCACTCTATGAGCGAGCCCGCCATAAGATGAAAGCGCGCTGCATCACGCCTGCCACACTGGAGGGCACGCAGAAACTGGCGGAAACTCAGATACGCCGCCTGCTCATGAACATGGGTTTCGAGAAAGTAAGTATCAGATTCGATTAG
- a CDS encoding DUF4230 domain-containing protein has protein sequence MKKSIGLILTCLLMLLTTGCGGGEKAENQEEPAIDSIPLLVSQIQRCSRLYTTEYRIHKLISCESNRQVSGFGISFGLDIFGDRKIIIPMDATLKGYIDMSQLKARNIERQGEKITITLPDPEIMMTSTKIDHENIKEFVTGFRDDFTDQEMAAFEAQGRKAIINEIPDLGIEQTARENAVRILVPIITQMGFREQDIVIQFRTDYTPHDLIRRME, from the coding sequence ATGAAGAAGTCTATAGGATTGATACTGACATGCCTGCTGATGCTCCTGACAACAGGTTGTGGCGGGGGTGAGAAGGCTGAGAACCAAGAAGAGCCCGCTATTGACAGCATTCCGCTACTGGTGTCGCAGATTCAACGGTGCTCACGACTATACACCACGGAATATCGTATCCACAAGCTCATCTCTTGTGAATCAAATAGGCAGGTCAGCGGGTTTGGTATCTCTTTCGGTCTCGACATCTTTGGCGACCGCAAGATTATCATCCCCATGGATGCCACGCTGAAAGGGTATATCGACATGAGTCAGCTCAAGGCTCGCAACATAGAGCGACAGGGCGAGAAGATTACTATCACCCTACCCGACCCTGAGATTATGATGACCAGCACAAAGATAGACCATGAAAATATCAAGGAGTTCGTAACGGGCTTCCGCGATGATTTCACGGATCAGGAGATGGCGGCCTTCGAGGCTCAGGGACGCAAGGCTATCATCAACGAGATTCCCGACCTGGGCATAGAACAGACGGCACGTGAGAATGCCGTACGTATACTGGTGCCTATCATCACTCAGATGGGCTTCCGCGAACAGGATATCGTCATCCAGTTCCGCACTGACTACACCCCGCATGACTTAATTCGCAGAATGGAATAG
- a CDS encoding DUF4890 domain-containing protein: MKKIVLTMIAAMAMSLSAMAQDAPQERRQFNPEQMVKMRTDAAVQKYGLNEEQAKKLLDLNTRFVGKMGPGMGGPRGPRNGGPRMQGDRNDRPQRPDSLRANGQRNGGPRGNFGGRFNREEMQKNMEAYNNELKTILTSEQFEAYQKDEQERRQHRNGPHMERPTQRQ, translated from the coding sequence ATGAAAAAGATTGTATTAACAATGATAGCTGCAATGGCTATGAGCCTTAGCGCTATGGCACAGGACGCACCTCAGGAGCGTCGCCAGTTTAATCCAGAGCAGATGGTAAAGATGCGCACGGATGCAGCAGTCCAGAAATACGGACTGAATGAAGAGCAGGCAAAGAAACTGCTGGATTTGAATACCCGCTTCGTCGGCAAGATGGGACCGGGTATGGGAGGCCCAAGAGGACCACGCAATGGCGGCCCGCGTATGCAGGGTGATAGAAACGACCGCCCACAGAGACCTGACAGTTTGAGAGCAAACGGACAGCGCAATGGCGGCCCACGTGGCAACTTCGGAGGCAGATTCAACCGCGAGGAGATGCAAAAGAACATGGAGGCTTACAACAATGAGTTGAAGACCATCCTGACATCCGAGCAGTTTGAGGCTTACCAGAAGGATGAACAAGAACGTCGTCAGCACCGCAACGGCCCCCACATGGAACGACCCACACAGAGACAATGA
- a CDS encoding DUF4738 domain-containing protein: MKHLFPLILVAGLVVFGACKEKKESTDIITTKYVPKKPQPPIAMPSETITKNVTWQDKPYTVVITRQASDSLLQVKDENGQPYIDNRVEIVVTRADGSVFFKKVFTKASFNAYIDESFRKNGILAGIQYDEIDSKGMEFSVVVGLPDALDDVFVPLELVVDRFANIAISRDDDMDMRGNDDDDDYDDDGV, translated from the coding sequence ATGAAGCACCTATTTCCTTTAATTTTAGTTGCGGGCCTCGTGGTATTCGGCGCCTGCAAGGAGAAGAAAGAGTCAACGGATATCATCACCACGAAGTACGTGCCCAAGAAGCCGCAGCCACCTATCGCTATGCCTTCTGAGACAATTACTAAGAACGTGACGTGGCAGGATAAGCCATATACAGTAGTTATCACTCGTCAGGCATCCGACAGCTTGTTGCAGGTGAAGGACGAGAATGGTCAGCCTTATATTGACAACCGTGTAGAGATTGTGGTGACACGCGCTGATGGCAGTGTGTTCTTCAAGAAGGTATTTACAAAGGCATCATTCAATGCTTATATTGATGAGTCGTTCCGCAAGAATGGTATCTTGGCGGGCATTCAGTATGACGAGATTGACAGTAAGGGCATGGAGTTCTCAGTTGTTGTTGGCCTGCCCGATGCTCTTGACGATGTGTTTGTGCCGTTGGAGCTGGTGGTTGACCGTTTCGCTAATATCGCTATCAGTCGTGATGACGATATGGATATGCGCGGCAACGACGATGACGATGATTATGATGATGACGGCGTATAA
- a CDS encoding HAD family phosphatase, with amino-acid sequence MNKDILKYLEKHGFEALRPKAVLFDMDGVLYDSMPNHAIAWQRSMEVFGIRMTLDDAYATEGARGVDTIRMMVKKQQGREIDEPEAQRMYDEKTRQFHALPETHIMPGILDLMAQIHADGLTIGVVTGSGQRPLINRLLKDFGAYLTEDHIVTAYDVKHGKPAPDPYLMGLQKCGDLKPWEAFVVENAPLGVRAGVAAQIFTIAVNTGPLPNKVLADAGTNHIYAKMPDLAEAWHELISDCR; translated from the coding sequence TTGAATAAAGATATCCTGAAATACTTAGAGAAACACGGTTTTGAGGCACTTCGCCCCAAAGCCGTGCTTTTCGATATGGACGGGGTGCTCTATGACTCGATGCCCAACCACGCCATTGCGTGGCAACGGTCAATGGAGGTATTCGGCATACGCATGACACTGGACGATGCCTATGCCACAGAGGGGGCACGCGGCGTGGACACCATACGCATGATGGTGAAGAAGCAGCAGGGACGCGAAATTGACGAGCCCGAGGCTCAGAGGATGTATGACGAGAAGACGCGCCAGTTTCACGCACTGCCCGAGACGCACATCATGCCAGGCATACTGGATCTGATGGCTCAGATTCATGCTGACGGACTGACCATCGGCGTGGTGACGGGTAGCGGACAACGCCCACTTATCAACCGCCTGCTGAAGGACTTTGGCGCGTATCTGACGGAAGACCATATCGTGACGGCTTACGACGTGAAGCACGGAAAACCAGCACCCGACCCATACCTGATGGGGTTGCAGAAATGCGGGGACCTGAAACCTTGGGAGGCTTTCGTGGTAGAGAACGCACCACTGGGCGTAAGGGCAGGCGTGGCAGCACAGATCTTTACCATTGCCGTGAACACAGGGCCACTGCCCAATAAGGTATTAGCTGATGCTGGCACCAACCATATCTATGCAAAAATGCCAGACCTTGCGGAGGCCTGGCATGAGTTAATAAGCGACTGTCGATAA
- a CDS encoding glucose-6-phosphate isomerase yields the protein MKNITLDITKASCFLAEGAVAAFEPKVKAAQEALENGTCPGNDFLGWLHLPSSITPAFLAEIQACADTLRQNCEVVVVAGIGGSYLGARAVIEALSNSFGWLIQDGKNPTILFAGNNIGEDYLFEMTEYLKDKKFGVINISKSGTTTETALTFRLLKKQCEAQRGKEEAKKVIVAVTDAKKGAARTCADKEGYKSFIIPDNVGGRFSVLTPVGLLPIACAGFDVKQLVAGAQDMEKACGKDVPFSENLAAQYAAVRNGLYQKGKKIEIMVNYQPKLHFFSEWWKQLYGESEGKDGKGIFPASVDFTTDLHSMGQWIQEGERTIFETVISIEEPEKKLLFPSDEENLDGLNFLAGKRVDEVNKMAELGTRLAHVDGGVPNMRISVPQLNEYYIGQLIYFFEIACGISGNVLEVNPFNQPGVEAYKKNMFALLEKPGYEAESKAIKERLANEK from the coding sequence ATGAAGAATATTACGCTTGACATTACTAAAGCCTCCTGCTTCTTGGCAGAAGGTGCAGTGGCTGCTTTCGAACCAAAGGTAAAGGCAGCACAGGAAGCCCTTGAGAACGGCACATGCCCTGGTAACGATTTCTTAGGATGGCTCCACCTCCCCTCTTCTATCACCCCTGCTTTCCTGGCAGAGATTCAGGCCTGCGCCGACACGCTGCGCCAGAACTGCGAGGTAGTGGTTGTTGCTGGTATCGGTGGTTCTTATCTGGGTGCTCGCGCCGTGATTGAAGCCCTGAGCAACTCGTTTGGCTGGCTGATTCAGGACGGAAAGAATCCTACGATTCTCTTTGCTGGTAACAACATCGGCGAGGATTATCTGTTTGAGATGACTGAATACCTCAAGGACAAGAAGTTTGGCGTTATCAATATCTCTAAGAGCGGTACTACCACCGAGACAGCCCTGACCTTCCGTCTGCTGAAGAAGCAGTGCGAGGCTCAGCGCGGCAAGGAGGAGGCCAAGAAGGTAATCGTGGCCGTGACTGACGCTAAGAAAGGTGCTGCACGCACCTGCGCTGACAAGGAGGGTTACAAGAGCTTTATCATCCCCGATAACGTGGGTGGCCGCTTCTCAGTGCTCACTCCCGTTGGTCTGCTGCCCATTGCCTGCGCTGGTTTCGACGTGAAGCAGCTGGTGGCTGGTGCACAGGACATGGAGAAGGCTTGCGGCAAGGACGTGCCCTTCAGTGAGAACCTCGCTGCACAGTATGCTGCCGTTCGCAACGGTCTGTACCAGAAGGGTAAGAAGATTGAAATCATGGTGAACTATCAGCCCAAGCTCCACTTCTTCTCAGAGTGGTGGAAGCAGCTCTACGGCGAGAGCGAGGGTAAGGATGGCAAGGGTATCTTCCCTGCATCTGTTGACTTCACCACCGACCTGCACTCTATGGGTCAGTGGATTCAGGAGGGCGAGCGCACCATCTTCGAGACGGTGATCAGCATCGAGGAGCCCGAGAAGAAACTGCTGTTCCCCAGCGACGAGGAGAACCTGGACGGACTGAACTTCCTCGCTGGCAAGCGCGTGGACGAGGTGAACAAGATGGCTGAGCTGGGTACCCGTCTGGCTCACGTGGATGGTGGTGTGCCCAACATGCGCATCAGCGTGCCACAGCTCAACGAGTACTACATCGGTCAGCTCATCTACTTCTTCGAGATTGCCTGTGGCATCAGCGGCAATGTGCTGGAGGTGAACCCCTTCAACCAGCCTGGTGTAGAGGCTTACAAGAAGAATATGTTTGCCCTGCTTGAGAAGCCCGGCTACGAGGCTGAGTCAAAGGCTATCAAGGAGCGTTTGGCTAATGAGAAGTAA
- a CDS encoding HAMP domain-containing sensor histidine kinase, whose amino-acid sequence MPLISCENSDKQTAFNDAIKMITDASQQKDFSRMQVLADSLGKENMLSEAESYFWQGIAYYRMAQVHTAEFYWKEAMAAIESSDDPADLDTYARSASYLAGLHIRYYNFQSASQVVRNALEHLNYHHYTATSDYTNLLVFAGCCRGHFNIEDEEVPQLFEQAFQRHLEHIAKEQNRETYHDAVVGVINITYSWLSEKKYEKGLFWNQRFSKLISEYKQLFPDDSTYIDKQQARCYIFEAIGLEGIGKIHEAENAFSAFQRSNFANTDEGQLDASDYLAMSGKWHAAARILRNLDNIFIHAQSGYSLDDIQKYLLKKYRVNLMTGQLDSASVVANQICQRLDSAIIKSQWIDSDEQETIRQKEEQILQQQEHLSKARIMSLIAAIIVITVFFSVYTYFRHRAERRLAAVNAQLEQKNDQLAIANAHAEESARMKTCFIQQMSHEIRTPLNILSGFTQVITTPGMELDDATRLDINSKITENTDRITSLVNKMLELSEVSSKSIIDRTDNVPIVQIATQAIDESGICNAEHLTFDLQLSPETENMYLQTNLRAATRALTLLLDNAKKFTHDAEARLQHNTNGNLGEKKKVVMKVTSDHDKTVFTIEDTGIGVPPEAAERIFEEFIQLDEYYDGTGIGLTIARSLARRLGGDIHLDTSYTNGARFVMEI is encoded by the coding sequence ATGCCACTCATCAGCTGTGAAAATAGCGACAAACAGACAGCGTTTAACGACGCCATCAAGATGATAACAGATGCTTCCCAGCAGAAAGACTTCAGTCGTATGCAGGTATTAGCCGACAGTCTGGGAAAGGAAAATATGCTGAGCGAGGCTGAAAGTTATTTCTGGCAAGGCATTGCCTACTATCGCATGGCGCAGGTACATACTGCCGAATTTTACTGGAAAGAAGCTATGGCAGCTATTGAAAGCTCTGATGATCCTGCCGACCTAGACACTTATGCCCGCTCGGCCAGTTATCTGGCAGGACTACATATTCGCTATTACAATTTCCAAAGTGCCAGTCAGGTAGTGAGAAATGCTCTGGAGCATTTGAACTACCACCATTACACTGCGACGAGCGACTATACCAATCTGCTTGTCTTTGCAGGTTGCTGCAGGGGACATTTCAACATAGAGGACGAGGAGGTGCCCCAACTTTTCGAACAAGCATTCCAGCGACATCTGGAACACATTGCCAAAGAACAGAACCGCGAAACGTATCACGATGCAGTAGTGGGAGTTATCAATATTACCTATAGTTGGCTCAGCGAGAAGAAATACGAAAAAGGGCTATTCTGGAACCAACGCTTTAGCAAACTGATTAGTGAGTACAAACAGTTATTTCCGGACGATTCGACATATATCGATAAGCAGCAAGCCCGCTGCTATATCTTTGAGGCCATCGGACTTGAAGGCATCGGTAAAATTCACGAAGCAGAAAATGCCTTTTCGGCTTTTCAGCGATCTAACTTTGCAAACACCGACGAAGGCCAGCTGGATGCCAGCGACTATTTGGCGATGTCGGGCAAATGGCATGCTGCTGCCAGAATACTGCGCAATCTCGACAACATCTTTATTCATGCCCAATCGGGTTACTCACTGGATGACATCCAGAAATATTTGCTGAAGAAGTATCGCGTTAACCTAATGACTGGACAGCTCGATTCTGCCAGTGTTGTAGCCAATCAGATTTGTCAGCGACTGGACTCCGCTATCATCAAGTCGCAATGGATTGACTCTGACGAGCAGGAGACAATACGACAGAAGGAGGAACAGATACTGCAACAACAGGAACATTTGTCAAAGGCACGTATTATGTCGCTCATAGCTGCGATTATCGTCATCACCGTTTTCTTCTCTGTCTATACTTACTTCCGTCACAGAGCCGAACGCCGTCTGGCAGCCGTCAATGCCCAGTTGGAACAGAAGAACGATCAACTGGCCATTGCCAATGCACATGCTGAGGAATCAGCCAGGATGAAGACCTGTTTCATACAACAGATGTCGCACGAGATACGCACGCCACTTAATATTCTATCGGGCTTTACGCAGGTAATCACCACCCCCGGCATGGAATTGGATGATGCCACTCGACTGGATATCAACAGCAAGATAACCGAAAACACCGATCGTATCACCTCGTTGGTCAACAAGATGCTTGAACTGTCTGAGGTAAGCAGTAAAAGCATCATTGATCGCACAGACAACGTACCCATCGTTCAAATTGCCACCCAAGCCATCGACGAGTCGGGCATCTGCAACGCAGAGCATCTGACATTCGACCTTCAACTGTCACCTGAAACCGAGAATATGTATCTGCAGACAAACCTGCGAGCTGCCACCCGCGCGCTGACACTGCTGCTCGACAACGCGAAGAAGTTTACTCACGATGCCGAAGCACGACTCCAGCATAATACAAATGGGAACTTAGGGGAGAAGAAAAAAGTGGTCATGAAGGTTACGTCTGATCACGACAAAACGGTGTTTACCATTGAAGACACAGGTATAGGGGTGCCGCCAGAAGCCGCAGAGCGAATTTTCGAAGAATTCATACAACTCGATGAATACTATGACGGAACAGGCATAGGGCTCACGATAGCACGCTCACTGGCACGCCGCCTTGGGGGGGACATTCATCTTGACACCAGTTATACAAATGGTGCCCGTTTTGTGATGGAGATTTAG
- a CDS encoding AraC family transcriptional regulator: MEIVDLKPRKGAGTLRIGDSDDLVLMENFGGIPAGRLKPLDHGIVIICTAGAAQFEYDGLTVQLGKGDLFLFMAHSVVEKFMSSPDFNCRQVWFSRSAMWNMNMFTKSSLADLLPLKQNPKVALSASDVALFETYFQQLSHHMRNSSLVLYPDIVRSIVSTYLLEVLSVLRRGERKVVAESGDNSQNNNGLHGKKLAERFIQLVEQSDGRIRRVDEFAQMLHVTPKYLSKLLMDTMNRKPSVMVHFFTLKAIENRLRFTDMTMQQIADDLRFPSASFFGKYFKEHSGMTPLEYRMKFHDSGK; the protein is encoded by the coding sequence ATGGAGATTGTAGACTTAAAACCAAGAAAGGGAGCAGGTACGCTGCGCATAGGCGATAGCGATGATTTGGTCTTGATGGAAAACTTTGGCGGCATACCTGCTGGCAGGTTGAAACCTTTGGATCATGGTATTGTCATTATTTGTACTGCAGGCGCTGCACAATTTGAGTACGACGGACTGACTGTGCAGCTTGGCAAAGGTGACCTGTTCCTTTTCATGGCTCATTCTGTAGTGGAGAAATTTATGTCATCGCCCGACTTCAACTGTCGTCAGGTATGGTTCTCGCGTAGCGCAATGTGGAATATGAATATGTTCACAAAGAGCAGTCTGGCTGATTTGCTGCCATTGAAGCAAAATCCGAAGGTGGCTCTCTCGGCTTCAGATGTGGCTCTGTTCGAGACTTATTTTCAGCAGCTTAGCCACCACATGCGTAACAGTTCGCTTGTGCTCTATCCTGATATTGTCCGTTCCATCGTCAGTACATATCTGTTAGAAGTCCTCTCTGTTTTGCGTAGAGGAGAAAGAAAAGTTGTTGCCGAGAGTGGTGATAATTCTCAAAATAACAATGGTCTTCATGGTAAAAAACTGGCCGAGCGCTTTATTCAGTTGGTAGAGCAGAGCGACGGGCGCATCCGTCGTGTTGATGAGTTTGCACAGATGCTGCATGTTACACCTAAATATCTGTCAAAGCTATTGATGGATACCATGAACCGCAAGCCAAGTGTGATGGTTCACTTCTTCACGCTGAAAGCTATTGAGAATCGTTTGCGCTTTACGGACATGACCATGCAGCAGATTGCAGACGACTTAAGGTTTCCTAGTGCTTCGTTCTTTGGTAAGTACTTCAAGGAACATTCAGGTATGACGCCCTTGGAGTATCGCATGAAGTTTCACGATAGTGGGAAATAA
- the glmM gene encoding phosphoglucosamine mutase: MALIKSISGIYGTIGGRSGDTLSPLDIAKLTSAFAQFIHGKKIVVGRDGRMSGLMVRHIVVGTLTGMGYDVIDIGYAGTPTTELAVRMTGADGGVVITASHNHSEWNGLKLLNREGEFLTSSDVSELVALLELENFDYADSTQLGHLTVDETFNQRHIDTVLNLNLVDVEGIRRRKFRVCVDTINSVGGIILPQLFQALGVDYEILNGECTGAFVHNPEPVENNLLGIINRMKQGHFDLGIVVDSDVDRLVFICEDGMMFGEDYTLVSVADYVLSHTPGNTVGNLSSTRALRDVTLLRGGQYYACPVGEVNVTAKMKEVGAVIGGDSNGGVIFPECHYGRDALVGIALFLSCLAQRKCKVSELRSTFPCYQIAKNSINLMSNTDVDSIFERVKESFLKDHSVTISDTDGLKIDFVDRWVYLRKSKTEPVVRVYSEAVTMERADNLGNQFMHLFYDTQKDMLLSTIHSDYGPFM, from the coding sequence ATGGCACTTATCAAATCCATTTCTGGAATTTACGGCACCATTGGCGGGCGTTCTGGCGATACGTTATCTCCTCTTGATATTGCTAAACTGACCTCTGCTTTTGCGCAGTTTATCCATGGTAAGAAGATTGTGGTAGGTCGCGATGGACGTATGTCGGGGCTCATGGTACGTCACATTGTTGTTGGCACGCTGACGGGTATGGGGTATGATGTCATTGATATTGGCTATGCCGGTACACCTACTACCGAATTGGCTGTGCGTATGACGGGGGCTGATGGAGGTGTTGTAATTACAGCCTCACACAACCATAGTGAGTGGAACGGTTTGAAGCTACTTAATCGTGAGGGGGAATTCCTGACATCCAGTGATGTCTCAGAATTGGTGGCTCTTTTAGAATTAGAAAACTTTGACTATGCCGATTCTACGCAGTTGGGACATCTGACAGTCGATGAAACCTTTAACCAGCGCCATATTGATACCGTGTTGAATTTAAACTTAGTGGATGTCGAGGGCATTCGTCGGCGTAAGTTCCGCGTCTGCGTTGATACAATAAATTCTGTTGGTGGCATCATCCTCCCTCAGTTGTTCCAAGCTCTGGGCGTAGATTACGAGATACTGAATGGTGAGTGTACTGGTGCTTTTGTTCACAACCCTGAGCCCGTAGAAAATAACTTGTTAGGTATTATCAATCGTATGAAACAAGGTCATTTCGACCTGGGTATTGTAGTTGATTCGGATGTAGATCGGTTGGTTTTTATTTGTGAAGACGGCATGATGTTTGGCGAGGATTATACACTTGTCAGTGTAGCTGATTATGTGCTTAGCCATACTCCTGGTAATACCGTTGGTAATTTGAGTAGTACACGTGCACTACGTGACGTCACGTTATTGCGTGGTGGTCAGTATTATGCTTGTCCAGTAGGAGAGGTGAACGTAACGGCAAAGATGAAAGAGGTAGGTGCTGTTATTGGTGGCGATAGCAATGGTGGCGTTATTTTTCCTGAGTGTCATTATGGACGTGATGCCTTGGTGGGTATTGCCTTGTTTCTTAGTTGTTTGGCTCAGAGAAAGTGCAAGGTTAGCGAGTTGCGTAGTACTTTTCCATGTTATCAGATTGCAAAGAACTCTATTAATCTGATGTCCAACACAGACGTAGATTCGATCTTTGAGAGAGTGAAGGAGAGTTTCCTAAAAGACCATAGCGTAACCATTAGCGATACCGATGGTTTGAAGATTGATTTCGTTGACCGTTGGGTTTACTTGCGTAAGTCTAAAACAGAGCCCGTGGTTCGAGTATATAGTGAGGCAGTAACGATGGAACGGGCAGATAATCTGGGCAATCAGTTCATGCATTTGTTCTACGATACGCAAAAAGATATGTTGCTTAGTACCATCCATTCTGATTATGGGCCTTTCATGTGA
- a CDS encoding phosphoribosylglycinamide formyltransferase, producing MKKVNIAIFVSGGGTNCENIIRFFKDSDRVFSALVVCNKPNAPALAKALKLGIPSQVVTKEELNDETVMMPLLEQYAIDFIVLAGFLPLVPNFLVERYARRIINIHPSLLPKYGGKGMWGHHVHEAVKAAGETETGMTVHWVTPVCDGGDIIAQYKVALLPTDTADMIAEKEHVLEMKYYPLVIEKVLHEAFA from the coding sequence ATGAAGAAAGTCAACATAGCCATTTTCGTGTCGGGTGGAGGTACGAACTGTGAGAATATCATTCGATTCTTCAAGGATTCTGATAGGGTGTTCTCAGCATTGGTGGTTTGTAACAAACCGAATGCGCCCGCACTGGCAAAAGCATTGAAACTGGGGATTCCGTCACAGGTGGTGACGAAGGAGGAACTGAACGATGAAACGGTGATGATGCCGCTGCTGGAGCAGTATGCCATAGATTTCATCGTGCTGGCGGGATTCCTGCCACTGGTGCCTAACTTCCTGGTAGAGAGGTATGCACGTAGAATCATTAATATACACCCGTCGCTGCTGCCGAAATACGGCGGTAAGGGTATGTGGGGACACCATGTACACGAGGCGGTGAAAGCGGCTGGCGAGACGGAGACGGGCATGACCGTACACTGGGTGACGCCCGTTTGTGACGGGGGAGACATCATCGCTCAGTACAAGGTGGCGCTGTTGCCCACGGATACGGCCGACATGATTGCCGAAAAGGAGCATGTGCTGGAGATGAAATACTACCCGCTGGTAATAGAAAAGGTGCTGCATGAAGCGTTTGCTTGA
- a CDS encoding SemiSWEET family sugar transporter, with translation MEQGIIFEICGYVATIGMILGYLPQAITTIRTRNTDGIALPTFLMMGIGSLAFMLQGLLHEPDIIWSLFLTNLVTGTCSAIVFSIKMYNDFFKKKES, from the coding sequence ATGGAACAAGGCATCATTTTTGAGATTTGTGGCTACGTAGCTACCATCGGAATGATACTGGGCTATCTTCCCCAGGCTATCACTACTATCCGCACACGCAATACTGACGGCATTGCCCTGCCCACCTTCTTGATGATGGGTATCGGCAGTTTGGCGTTCATGCTTCAGGGATTACTCCATGAACCTGATATCATCTGGTCGTTATTCCTCACCAATCTGGTCACAGGCACATGCAGTGCCATCGTGTTCAGCATCAAGATGTACAACGACTTTTTCAAGAAGAAGGAGTCATAA